CCCCGCGCGACGGGGGCCGGACCGAACGGCGCCGCCTCCGCGGCCGTCGAGGTGGCGGGCGGCTGCGCGCCCCACGCGCCGCGGAGGGTGCGGGCGGCGCCGCCTCGGTGCGTGAGCGCGAGGCGCCCCGCGACCGGGCCCAGCCCCCCGCGCACCGTGGCGCCTCCGGCCCACGCGACCGGTCCGGACCGGTCGGCGCGGACGCCGAAGCCGCCCTCCACGATCCCCGTCCCCAACGGGCCGGCCGTCGCTGCGTACCGCGCGGCGGCGTCCAACCCGACGGTCGGCCCGACGACGGCGGCGACGTCCAGGACCGCGCCGGAGCGGCGGAGGTCCTCGACGCCGACCCGGAGGGATGCGGCGAACGGGGGCGCGCCGCCCCCCACCGCGACCGTCCCGACCGCGAGCGCGCCCGTCACGGTCGGCGTCTGCGCCACCGCGAACGGGGTGCAGAGGAGGGCGGCGAGGACCGCGCGCGCCGCCGGCCGCGGGCCGCGCGCCCGGCGCCCGGTGCTGCGATGCGTCATGCCGTCAGCCTCGCACGCCGGCGGGGGCGGGGGCGGGGCCGGTGGTACACTCCGCCCCGGCTGCGCGGCCCGGGCCGCGCGCCTGGAAGGACGTCCCATGCACATCCTCGGTCGCTTGACCGTGCTCCCGAACCTGCCCGAACCGCTCGCCCCCCTGCGCGACCTGGCGCACAACCTGTACTGGACCTGGACGCCGGAGGTGCGGGCGTTGTTCCGCGACCTCGCCCCGGACGTGTGGGAGGCGTCGGGCCACACGCCGGCCCGCGTCCTGCGCGACGTGCCGCAGGCGCGCCTCGACGCCGCGGCGGAGGACGACGCCTTCGTCGCGCGGGTCCGGGCGGCGGACGACGCCTTCCGTCACGCCCTGAGCCGCCCGAGCCCCTACGACGCGGCGCGCGCGGCGGGGGAGACGTACGCGTACTTCTGCGCCGAGTACGGCTGGAGCGAAGCGGTCGCGCTGTACTCCGGCGGGCTCGGCGTCCTCGCCGGCGACCACACGAAGGCCGCCAGCGACCTCGGCGTGCCGCTCGTCGGGGTCGGCCTCTGGTACCCCGAGGGGTACTTCCATCAACGCATCGCCGCCGACGGGACCCAGGAGGCGGTCTACCGCCGTCTGGACCCCGCGACGCTCGGCTTCACGCTCGCCACCACGCCCGACGGCGACGTCGCCGAGGTGCACGTCGAGGCGTTCGGGCGCCCCCTCGCGGTGCGGGCCTGGCGGCTCGACGTGGGCCGCGTCCCGGTGTACCTGCTGGACGTCGATCACGACGGCAACGACGCCGAGGATCGGGCGTTGCTGCAGCGCCTGTACGGCGGCGACCAACGCACCCGCATCGCGCACGAGATGATCCTGGGGGTCGGTGGGGTCCGCATGCTGCGGGCCTTGGGGATTTCGCCCACGTCGTGGCACATGAACGAGGGGCACAGCGCGTTCATGCCGCTCGAGCGGGCCCGCGAACTCGTCGCGGACGGCGCGTCGTTCGCGACGGCCCGGGAGCGGGTCGTGGCGAGCACGGCGTTCACGGTGCACACGCCGGTCGCCGCCGGCAACGACGCGTTCGCCTTCGACCTGGTGAACCAGGCGTTCGGGGGGTGGTGGGGGGCGCTGGGCTTGCGCCAGCACGACTTCCACGAGCTCGGGCGCGCCGACCACGGGTGGGGTCCGGTGTTCAGCATGACCGCGTTGGCGCTGCGCTTCAGTTCGTTCCGCAACGGCGTCGCGGAGCTGCACGGGCACACGAGCCGGCGGATCTGGTCGGACCTGTGGCCCGACGTCCCGACCCACGACGTCCCGATTCGGCACGTCACGAACGGCGTGCACGCCCGCACCTGGATCGCCCCCGAGATCCAGCGGCTGCACGACGCCACGCTCGGCAGCGACTGGCGCGACCGCCTCGACGACCCCGCGACGTTCGCGCCGGTCCGCGACGTCGACCCGGCGGCGTTGTGGGCGGTCCGACGCGAGATGAAGGCCCGCTCGGTGCGGCTGTTGCGGCGGCGCGTGCGCGCCCAACGCGTCCGCCAGCAGGCGTCCCCGACCGCGCAGCACGACAGCGACGCGCTGTTCGATCCCGAGCGCCTCACGATCGGTTTCGCGCGCCGCTTCGCGACGTACAAACGCGCGACGTTGATCTTCCACGACCTGGACCGCTTGGAGCGCATCCTCGCCGATCCCGACCGCCCCGTGCAGCTGGTGTTCTCCGGGAAGGCGCACCCCGCCGACGCGCCCGGACAGGCGCTCATCGAGCGGATCGACGCGCTGTCGCGCGACCCGCGCTTCGAGGGCCGCATCCTCTTCGCCGAGGATTACGACATGGCGCTCGGGCGGGCGTTGACGCGCGGCGTCGACGTGTGGCTCAACACCCCCCGCCGGCCGCTCGAGGCGTCGGGCACGTCCGGCCAGAAGGCGGCGATGAACGGCGTCCTGAACCTGTCGATCCTGGACGGCTGGTGGCCGGAGGGGTACGACGGCCGGAACGGCTGGGCGATCGGGAACGGCGCCGCGTACGCCGACGACGACCGGATGGACGCCGCCGACGCCGACGCGCTCTACGACCTCCTCGAGCGCGAGGTGGTGCCCAGCTACTACGACCGCGACGAGGCCGGCGTGCCGCGCACCTGGATGGCGCGCGCCGCCGACGCCATCGCGAGCGTCACGCCGGTGTTCAACGCCCAACGCATGGTCCGCGACTACGTCGAGGGCGCCTACCGCCCCGCCAGCGCCCGCGACGCGCGCATGGCGGAGGGCGACCACGCCCGCGCCCGCGCGCTCGCGGCGTGGCGGGAGCGGGTCGAGAGCGGCTGGAGCGACGTGTTCCTCGCGGCCGACACGCCGCACGACGCGGTGCGGCGGATCGGCGACGAGGTCGACGTCGAGGCGGTCCTGCACGCCCGCAGCCTCGAGGACGTCGAGCTGCGCGTCGAGGTCGTGTACGGCCCCGACGCCGACGGTCTGGAGGAGGCGTTCGACGTCGTCGCCATGGAGGCCCGCAGCCGCAACACCGACGGGAGCGTCGTGTACGGCGCGCGGTTCGCGCCGCGCGTCAGCGGCCGGCTCGCCTTCGGGGTGCGGGTGTACCCCGTGCACGAGGACCTCGTGTCGCCCTGGGACGTCGGCGTCCGCTGGGCGTCGTGACGGCGGCGTGCTAGCCTCCCGCGCATGAGCGACGCCCCGACCGCCGGACCCCTGCGCGACGACGCTCTCGCCCTCATGGAGGCGTGGACGCCGTCGGAATCCCTTCGTCGACACATGCGGGCGGTGGAAGCCGCCGTCGTCGCGTACGCGCACGCCGAGGGCGCCGACGTCGACCTGTGGGCCGCCACGGCGCTCCTGCACGACTTCGATTACGAACGCCATCCCGACCCGGGCCCCGAGGGCCACCCGTACGTCGGCGTGGCGTACCTCCGCGAGCACGGTTGGCCGGACGCCCTGACCGACGCGATCCTCGGGCACGCCGACTACACCGGCGTGCCGCGCACGTCGCGCCTCGCGAAGGTGCTCTACGCCTGCGACGAACTGACCGGCCTCGTCACCGCCGCGGTCCTGGTGCGGCCCGACAAGGACGTCCGCCAGCAGACGGTGAAGAGCCTCAAGAAGAAGTTCAAGGACAAGGCGTTCGCGAAGGGCGTGAACCGCGACGAGGTGCGCCACGGCGCCGAAGCCCTCGGGGTGGACCTCTGGGAGCACGCCGCGTTCGTCCTCGAGGCGATGCAGGACCGCGCCGAAGCGCTCGGCCTGGACGGCCGCACCGCCTGACGGACCTTCGCCCGCACGCGTCGGGCGGCCGACGTCAGGGGGCGGCCGGAACGGCGTCGAACGCCGGGGGCGGCCCCAGCCCCCGCCAGTTCCACGCCCCGTCGCGCCGCGGCGGCCAAATGACGGCGGTCGCGCGGCCCGCGACGGTGATCGCGTCGATCGGCCCGAAGTACCGCGAGTCCTCGCTCCCGCCGGCGGACGTCTGGCGGTTGTCGCCCATCACCCAGTAGCTGGATTCGGGCATCACCACCTCGTGCAGGAACGCTCGGCCCTCCGGCGCGTCGTCCGGGACCGGCGCCAACGCCTCGACCACCTCGCCGTAGTACAGCTGGACGCGGGGGTCGTCCACCGGAACGCCTTCGGGGATGCGTCCGTCGAGCGGTAGTTGCGGGACGGCGGTCCCCCGCATCGTTTGCGCGAACCCGACGTGCAGGTGCGTCACGACGCCGTCCCGGGCGGTGACGACGGGGAAGTCGATCCGATCGGCCGTGATGTCGCCCGAATCCTCGATGTAGCCCTGATCGACCGGCACGCCGTTCACGATCGTCACGCCGTCGTCCAGGCGGAAGGTGTCGCCGGACCGCGCGATGACGCGCTTGATGAAGAACGGACGTCGGTCGCGCTCCTGCGCGGTCGGGGCGTTCGCCGGTTCGCGGACCACGACGATCTCCCCGCGGGCGTACGGCCCCAACGCCCCGGCGCGGCGCAGCCACGTGTCGTACTTCGGGATGAACACGCGGTCTCCGGTCAGGAGGGCCGACAGGACGCTCCCCCCCGACCGGCCCCCATCGAGGTTCGGGCTCATCGAGACGCCGACCACGCCGACGGTGTTGAACACGAACGTGACGACGAGGTACGCGATCGCCAGCGCTTCGGCGTACCCGCGCACCTCCGTGAGGAGTCGGGCGCGCCAACGGGGGGGCGTCGCGCGCCCGGTGCGGGCGTCGCGCGGGGAGGGCTCGGGCATGCCGGGGAGTCTACCGCCTGGCCGCGATCGGGGGCGCCTTCTCGGGACGCTCGCGCTCGAGCGCGTCGAGGGTGCGTTCGCTGGTCTCGCGACCCAACGCCGCGATCGCTCGGAAGTCGCGAAACGACTCCATGCGGTACTGCGGCATGTCCATCGCGATGCGGACGTCGGCGGGGTGGAAGGTGTACTGCAGGTCGGTCAGCATCGCCTGCATGACGTCGGTCGAGCGGAGCAGCATCTGCGCCATCGGGCTGCGCCGCTCGAGGCGCACGGTCGCCGCCATCCGCTCCCACCAACTCCCGTCGTCGTCGGGTGCCGGGTCGAACGCCGACCGGCGGGGCGGCGTCGCGTCGCTGGCGATCACGTAGTCCGCTTCGAACAGGGCGGCCGCCGCGACCGGGAGGTTGTTCACGATCCCCCCGTCCGCCAGCGTCCGCCCCCCGACGACGACCGGCTCGAACGCGCCGGGGAAGCTGCTCGAGGCGCGCACCGCTTCGACGAGGTCGCCCTCGCGGAGGATGACCTCCTCGCCGGTCTCCATGTCGGTCGTCGTCACCGCCAGGGGCACGTCGAGCGCATCGAACGTCGCGGGAATCCGGTCCTGCAGGAAGCGCCGGAGTTTGTCGCCCTTCAGCAGGCCCGCCCCGAAACTCAGGTCGAGGACGTCGCGCCAACCGAGACCGTCGGCGATCGCGTAGATCGCGTCGGCGTCGTGCCCGGCGGCGGACATCGCCCCGAGGATCGCGCCCATCGACGTCCCCGCGATCGCGTCCACCCGGATGCCGCGCGCCTCGAGCGCCTGCATCACGCCGATGTGCGCGAACCCGCGGGCGCCGCCCCCGGACAACACCAACGCCACGTGGGGTCGTTCGCTCATGCCCGCAAGGTAGCACCGCCGCCCCCGAACGGGGGCGGCGGTACCGGGCCGTGCATCGCGGGACCGACGCTCAGCCGTCGTCCTCCTCGGGGACGACCGCCAGCGTGACGTCCACCTCGCGCACGTCGCCGCCGCTCGCGACGCGGAGGGTGACGACGTCGCCCTCGCGAAGCGCGAACACGGCGCGCTGCAGGTCCTCCGCCGCCTCGACCGGCCGGCCGTCGATCGCCACGACGACGTCCTCGGGGACCGGGAAGGTCGCGCCGTTCACCTCGATGCCGAAACCGCTACCGCGCAGGCCGGCGCGGTCCGCCGCCCCGCCGGGCGCGACCTCGATGATCGCCACGCCGCGGTCGGGCAGGTCGAGGCGTTCGCGGATCGCGTCGGGGTACGTCGCGACGTCGCGGACCGTGACGCCCAGGCGGGCGCGGGTGCGGACGCTGACGTAGCCCCCGTCGCGGAGCTCCTCGAGGGCGCCGGCGAGCGTGGCGGCGGGCACCGCGAAGCCGATGCCGAGCGAGCCCCGTTGCCCGGTCGCGCCGACGTTCGGAATGATCGCGGTGTTCACCCCCACGAGTTCCCCCCGTGCGTTCAGGAGCGGCCCGCCGGAGTTCCCGGGGTTGATCGCGGCGTCGGTCTGCACGAGCGGCGACGCGATCTCGCCGACCCCCTGCAGGGTCCGCCCGAGGGCGGACACGATCCCGGTCGTGACCGTGGATTCGAAGCCGAAGGGGTTGCCGATCGCGATCACCTTCTGCCCCACGCGGGGCGCGTCCTCGGACAGCGGGATCGGCCGCAGGTCCTGGGGCAGGTCGGCGGCGTCCTCCGGGACCAGCAGGGCCAGGTCGTACAGCGCGTTCGCGCCGACGACCTCGACGGGCACTTCGGTTCCGT
The sequence above is drawn from the Trueperaceae bacterium genome and encodes:
- a CDS encoding HDIG domain-containing protein; translated protein: MSDAPTAGPLRDDALALMEAWTPSESLRRHMRAVEAAVVAYAHAEGADVDLWAATALLHDFDYERHPDPGPEGHPYVGVAYLREHGWPDALTDAILGHADYTGVPRTSRLAKVLYACDELTGLVTAAVLVRPDKDVRQQTVKSLKKKFKDKAFAKGVNRDEVRHGAEALGVDLWEHAAFVLEAMQDRAEALGLDGRTA
- the glgP gene encoding alpha-glucan family phosphorylase — encoded protein: MHILGRLTVLPNLPEPLAPLRDLAHNLYWTWTPEVRALFRDLAPDVWEASGHTPARVLRDVPQARLDAAAEDDAFVARVRAADDAFRHALSRPSPYDAARAAGETYAYFCAEYGWSEAVALYSGGLGVLAGDHTKAASDLGVPLVGVGLWYPEGYFHQRIAADGTQEAVYRRLDPATLGFTLATTPDGDVAEVHVEAFGRPLAVRAWRLDVGRVPVYLLDVDHDGNDAEDRALLQRLYGGDQRTRIAHEMILGVGGVRMLRALGISPTSWHMNEGHSAFMPLERARELVADGASFATARERVVASTAFTVHTPVAAGNDAFAFDLVNQAFGGWWGALGLRQHDFHELGRADHGWGPVFSMTALALRFSSFRNGVAELHGHTSRRIWSDLWPDVPTHDVPIRHVTNGVHARTWIAPEIQRLHDATLGSDWRDRLDDPATFAPVRDVDPAALWAVRREMKARSVRLLRRRVRAQRVRQQASPTAQHDSDALFDPERLTIGFARRFATYKRATLIFHDLDRLERILADPDRPVQLVFSGKAHPADAPGQALIERIDALSRDPRFEGRILFAEDYDMALGRALTRGVDVWLNTPRRPLEASGTSGQKAAMNGVLNLSILDGWWPEGYDGRNGWAIGNGAAYADDDRMDAADADALYDLLEREVVPSYYDRDEAGVPRTWMARAADAIASVTPVFNAQRMVRDYVEGAYRPASARDARMAEGDHARARALAAWRERVESGWSDVFLAADTPHDAVRRIGDEVDVEAVLHARSLEDVELRVEVVYGPDADGLEEAFDVVAMEARSRNTDGSVVYGARFAPRVSGRLAFGVRVYPVHEDLVSPWDVGVRWAS
- a CDS encoding patatin-like phospholipase family protein, producing MSERPHVALVLSGGGARGFAHIGVMQALEARGIRVDAIAGTSMGAILGAMSAAGHDADAIYAIADGLGWRDVLDLSFGAGLLKGDKLRRFLQDRIPATFDALDVPLAVTTTDMETGEEVILREGDLVEAVRASSSFPGAFEPVVVGGRTLADGGIVNNLPVAAAALFEADYVIASDATPPRRSAFDPAPDDDGSWWERMAATVRLERRSPMAQMLLRSTDVMQAMLTDLQYTFHPADVRIAMDMPQYRMESFRDFRAIAALGRETSERTLDALERERPEKAPPIAARR
- a CDS encoding trypsin-like peptidase domain-containing protein yields the protein MFRHRSTLALAGALAVTLATFGGPALAQATSTYAPLLESERNTIDVVERYADSVVAVNVRVEGRITNPLEDIPEDQIPPFFREFLPQFEQRERPRQGSGSGFVVDASGAIVTNYHVVDVALEDASVVERDGADLSVSFPDGTEVPVEVVGANALYDLALLVPEDAADLPQDLRPIPLSEDAPRVGQKVIAIGNPFGFESTVTTGIVSALGRTLQGVGEIASPLVQTDAAINPGNSGGPLLNARGELVGVNTAIIPNVGATGQRGSLGIGFAVPAATLAGALEELRDGGYVSVRTRARLGVTVRDVATYPDAIRERLDLPDRGVAIIEVAPGGAADRAGLRGSGFGIEVNGATFPVPEDVVVAIDGRPVEAAEDLQRAVFALREGDVVTLRVASGGDVREVDVTLAVVPEEDDG
- the lepB gene encoding signal peptidase I yields the protein MPEPSPRDARTGRATPPRWRARLLTEVRGYAEALAIAYLVVTFVFNTVGVVGVSMSPNLDGGRSGGSVLSALLTGDRVFIPKYDTWLRRAGALGPYARGEIVVVREPANAPTAQERDRRPFFIKRVIARSGDTFRLDDGVTIVNGVPVDQGYIEDSGDITADRIDFPVVTARDGVVTHLHVGFAQTMRGTAVPQLPLDGRIPEGVPVDDPRVQLYYGEVVEALAPVPDDAPEGRAFLHEVVMPESSYWVMGDNRQTSAGGSEDSRYFGPIDAITVAGRATAVIWPPRRDGAWNWRGLGPPPAFDAVPAAP